AAAGATCATCGCAAGGGTTTTGTGGTGTCTAAACGGGTCAATATAGGACGTCGATGGATCTGCGACAAGAAGCATATCTGAATGGTTTATATCCGCATAGCCCCTCAGAGAGGAAGCATCAAAGACCTGGGGTGACTGAAAAAACTCATCATCCACTGCGTGAGCAGGGACGGCAAAATGATGTTGAGCGCCGAGAAAATCACAGAAGCGAACATCAAGCACTTCAATTTGATTCGATTTTATATACTCAGCTGCCTCTTTTGCATTTTCAAACACACAGCACCTCTGACCACGTCCCACACGCGCCTTGCGTGCACACCTGTGTATTGTACACGTTTGTTATTTTTGATTGTCACTGTTACGGCCTCATATGTCCGCTTTCGAAGTAGAATGAGTCAGTGGACGGTTTTGAATTTTTTTCTGGTCGTTCGGATGTTGTTGCCATGATTTGCGATGATAGGTTACTTGACCTGTCAGAATCAATTCCATCCGGTAAGGTGCCCGAGCCAATTGAGCTTGACTCGCCGCATGGTTTGGATATACTCAGACATTCTTGTGCGCACGTCTTGGCGCAGGCGGTTCAGAGTATTTATGGGGACGCAAAACTTGGTATTGGCCCGTTTACGGAAAACGGGTTTTATTACGATTTTTCCGTAAACGAACCTTTTTCTTCGGATAGCTTGCGAGTTATAGAGGATAAGATGCGCGAGATAGTGCATAGCGATCAGAAATTTGTGCGAAAAGTTGTAGATAGGCAGTCGGCGCACAGTCAGTTTCGTGATGAACCTTTCAAATTGGAGATTATTAACGCAACCGATGACACTCTATCGATCTATTACAATATCGATGCAGATTCTGGTTCTGTTCGTTGGATGGATTTTTGCCGCGGCCCGCATCTTCCATCGACTCGGTTCATAGGGGATGCATTCGCCCTGACGCATGTGTCATCTGTGTATTGGAGGGGCAATTCGGATAATCCACAGATGCAGCGTGTTTACGGAACAGCCTGGGGCAGTGCCAAGGATCTTAAGGGGTATCTGGATCGTGTCGAGCTTGCAAAGCTTGTTGATCACCGAAAGCTTGGGAAAGAGCTTGATTTATTCAGCCTTCCAGATGAGATCGGCCCGGGTCTTGCGCTCTTCCATGTTAAGGGCGGGATTATTCGCAGTGAAATGGAGCAGTACGCGCGCCTGCGTCATCTTGAGGAGGGTTACAATTTTGTGTACAGCCCGCATATAACAAAAAGGGATCTCTTTGAAAGAAGCGGACACCTGCAATGGTATGGCCAAAGCATGTTTCCACCAATGAGGCTTGATAAGGATTCGTGTTCTCAAGGGTTTGATTATTATCTGAAGCCCATGAATTGCCCTTTTCACAGCCTTGTGTTTAGCTCACAGCCCAGGAGTTATAGACAATTGCCTCTTAGACTTGCTGAATTTGGGACTGTGTACCGTTATGAGCAAAGCGGGGCAATTCATGGGCTTGCCCGTGTGCGCGGGCTTACTCAGGATGACGCACATATATACGCCACAAGAGAGTCTTTTGAAGACGAGGTATCCAAGGCTTTGCAATTTACAATTTCACTTCTTGGTGATTATGGGCTGGATCAGTTTTATATTGAGATATCAACTCGGGATGCATCGGGTAAGTTTTTAGGCTCCGATGAAGATTGGGCTTATGCAACGCATATTTTGCAAAAAGTTGCTCAGGATTCTGGCCTTCAGACGCGAGACGACCCGGGCGGAGCGGCATTTTATGGACCTAAAATTTCTGTTCAGGCAAAAGATGCAATAGGTCGCTATTGGCAGATGTCGACCATTCAGCTTGATTTTAATCTTCCTGAAAGATTTGGCCTTTTCTACACAGACCGTGCCGGAGAAAGAAAACGCCCGATTATGGTTCATCGTGCCCTCTTTGGGTCATTTGAGAGGTTTTTCGCTGTTCTTACGGAGCATTATGCTGGGGCATTCCCCCCTTGGTTATCCCCAGAACAGGTGGTCGCCCTTCCTGTTACATCTGCCCATATACCGTATCTCGAGGAATTTGTTTCTAGATTCTCGTCGCGTTTGATCCGGGCGAGGGTTGATTATATGCAAGATCGTTTACCGAAAAAGATCCGTAGCTATGTAAAGGAAAAAATCCCCTTTGTTCTGGTCGCAGGTGATCGTGATTTGACAAACAGAACCGTTGCAATTAGATTTCGCGATGGAACTCAGATATCTGATTTACCCATTCAGAAATGCTTTGATGGAATTTGTGCAAGTATAGACCGTAAAAAACAGATTCAGACGCGTATAGATTTCGATTCTGTTCTTGAATAGTTGATTATATGCAGGAAGGTTCATCTGATTTTGCCGGTATTCCGGATGGATATAAAAGACTTTGGACCCCACATCGTGTTGTGTATCTGGAAGGTGCCAGGCATGATGGAAATCCCGAGACCTGTCCATTTTGCTCTGCATACAGAAAAACAGATGAGGAGGGTCTTATAGTCTATCGAGGGGACTTGTCTTATGTTGTTATGAATCTTTATCCATACAATTCGGGACATACCCTTGTGTGCCCATATCGGCATATTGCAACCTATGATCTTGCGAGTTCTGATGAGATTCTTGAAATGGGTCTTTTGCTGCAGAAAGCTATACTGGTTAGCAAGCGCGTGTTGGGCTGTGAAGGCTTTAATATCGGTATAAATCAAGGCCGCGTTGCGGGTGCTGGGATTGCTGGGCATTTGCATCAGCACATTGTTCCGCGTTGGGCTTTTGATTCTAATTTTTTTCCGATTATTGCGAGGACAAAAGCCTTGCCAAAACTGATAGAACAAGTGAGATGTGACCTACAGCGTGGGTGGGACGATTTAGTTTGACGGGGGCGTGATATGGGGCTTGACAATTTAAAGGTAGGTCTTGCGCAAATGCTCAAAGGGGGCGTAATAATGGATGTTGTTACACCCGATCAGGCAAAGATAGCCGA
The sequence above is a segment of the Tropheryma whipplei str. Twist genome. Coding sequences within it:
- the thrS gene encoding threonine--tRNA ligase, encoding MDGFEFFSGRSDVVAMICDDRLLDLSESIPSGKVPEPIELDSPHGLDILRHSCAHVLAQAVQSIYGDAKLGIGPFTENGFYYDFSVNEPFSSDSLRVIEDKMREIVHSDQKFVRKVVDRQSAHSQFRDEPFKLEIINATDDTLSIYYNIDADSGSVRWMDFCRGPHLPSTRFIGDAFALTHVSSVYWRGNSDNPQMQRVYGTAWGSAKDLKGYLDRVELAKLVDHRKLGKELDLFSLPDEIGPGLALFHVKGGIIRSEMEQYARLRHLEEGYNFVYSPHITKRDLFERSGHLQWYGQSMFPPMRLDKDSCSQGFDYYLKPMNCPFHSLVFSSQPRSYRQLPLRLAEFGTVYRYEQSGAIHGLARVRGLTQDDAHIYATRESFEDEVSKALQFTISLLGDYGLDQFYIEISTRDASGKFLGSDEDWAYATHILQKVAQDSGLQTRDDPGGAAFYGPKISVQAKDAIGRYWQMSTIQLDFNLPERFGLFYTDRAGERKRPIMVHRALFGSFERFFAVLTEHYAGAFPPWLSPEQVVALPVTSAHIPYLEEFVSRFSSRLIRARVDYMQDRLPKKIRSYVKEKIPFVLVAGDRDLTNRTVAIRFRDGTQISDLPIQKCFDGICASIDRKKQIQTRIDFDSVLE
- a CDS encoding HIT family protein, producing MQEGSSDFAGIPDGYKRLWTPHRVVYLEGARHDGNPETCPFCSAYRKTDEEGLIVYRGDLSYVVMNLYPYNSGHTLVCPYRHIATYDLASSDEILEMGLLLQKAILVSKRVLGCEGFNIGINQGRVAGAGIAGHLHQHIVPRWAFDSNFFPIIARTKALPKLIEQVRCDLQRGWDDLV